From Myxococcus xanthus, a single genomic window includes:
- a CDS encoding histone deacetylase, whose protein sequence is MSLRDWLSRWRWGGAPVPAFYDESYRLPLTGIESSAGIEPRGVDFTTWYLLEARALRTQDVHHPQPVSLAELSRVHDAAYLESLGQPETLARIFATDPADVPVDALLSNLRRVCGGTLGAARLAVARKGPVVNMAGGFHHAGPARGGGFCAVNDIAIALAALHADGFDGQAVVLDLDAHPPDGTAECLAGQKRAWIGSLSGSDWGALSPEVDETRVPEDTDDRTYLALLDGLLERMPRPDVAFVIAGSDVLAGDRFGRVGLSLDGARRRDRALARALRGIPSVWLPGGGYHRDAWKVFAGTVLVLAGQGRRRIKARYDPLSARYRRIARSLTREGATPLDEPITQEDLEGALGLSGGPRQPRILGYYTAQALEYAFFRYGILSYVERLGYSRLRVEVGSVGEGDRMEVHGCAAGQEHQLVDCVVERRVLAGEPFLFVNWLSLRHPRARFSEGRSRLPGQDVPGLGLAREATEMLLVMARRLVLAGVAFRPMWFHLAVLARSRFRFLDPARQGRFEALLRDLGQLPLLEVSQAVVDGHVLLNGQPYAWEANDMVSRLEPEAGDLEAIARERERCRFTWEPARLATGA, encoded by the coding sequence ATGAGCCTGCGGGACTGGCTGTCGCGATGGCGTTGGGGCGGCGCGCCGGTGCCCGCCTTCTACGACGAGTCCTACCGGCTGCCCCTCACCGGCATCGAGTCCTCCGCGGGCATCGAGCCGCGCGGCGTGGACTTCACCACCTGGTATCTCCTGGAGGCCCGCGCGCTGCGCACCCAGGACGTGCACCACCCGCAGCCGGTGAGCCTCGCCGAGCTGTCGCGCGTGCATGACGCCGCCTACCTGGAGTCGCTCGGCCAGCCGGAGACGCTGGCGCGCATCTTCGCCACCGACCCCGCCGACGTGCCGGTGGACGCGCTGCTGTCCAACCTGCGGCGGGTGTGCGGCGGCACGCTGGGCGCGGCGCGGCTCGCGGTGGCGCGCAAGGGCCCGGTGGTGAACATGGCGGGCGGCTTCCACCACGCCGGTCCGGCGCGCGGCGGCGGTTTCTGCGCGGTGAATGACATCGCGATAGCGCTCGCCGCCCTCCACGCGGATGGCTTCGACGGACAGGCCGTGGTGCTCGACCTGGATGCCCACCCGCCGGATGGCACGGCGGAGTGTCTGGCGGGACAGAAGCGGGCCTGGATTGGCTCGCTGTCCGGTAGCGACTGGGGCGCGTTGTCGCCCGAAGTGGATGAGACGCGCGTCCCCGAGGACACGGACGACAGGACGTATCTGGCCCTGCTCGACGGACTCCTGGAGCGCATGCCCCGGCCGGACGTGGCCTTCGTCATCGCGGGCAGCGACGTGCTCGCGGGAGACCGCTTCGGCCGCGTGGGCCTGTCCCTGGACGGCGCCCGTCGCAGGGACCGGGCCCTGGCGCGCGCCCTGCGTGGCATCCCCAGCGTCTGGCTTCCAGGCGGGGGCTATCACCGCGACGCGTGGAAGGTGTTCGCGGGCACCGTGCTCGTCCTCGCGGGTCAGGGCCGTCGCCGCATCAAGGCGCGTTATGACCCGCTGAGCGCGCGGTATCGGCGCATCGCCCGCTCACTGACGCGCGAGGGCGCGACGCCGCTGGACGAGCCCATCACCCAGGAGGACCTGGAGGGTGCCCTCGGCCTGAGCGGCGGCCCGCGCCAGCCGCGCATCCTCGGCTACTACACGGCGCAGGCGCTCGAGTACGCCTTCTTCCGCTACGGAATCCTCTCCTACGTGGAGCGGCTCGGCTACAGCCGGCTGCGCGTGGAGGTGGGCTCCGTGGGAGAGGGGGACCGGATGGAGGTGCACGGCTGCGCCGCGGGCCAGGAGCACCAGCTGGTGGACTGTGTCGTGGAGCGCCGCGTGCTGGCGGGGGAGCCCTTCCTCTTCGTCAACTGGCTCAGCCTGCGCCACCCGCGCGCCCGCTTCAGCGAGGGGCGCTCGCGGCTCCCCGGCCAGGACGTGCCGGGCCTGGGCCTGGCGCGCGAGGCGACGGAGATGCTGCTCGTGATGGCCCGGCGCCTCGTCCTGGCGGGCGTGGCCTTCCGTCCCATGTGGTTCCACCTGGCGGTGCTGGCGCGCTCGCGCTTCCGTTTCCTCGACCCGGCGCGGCAGGGGCGCTTCGAGGCGCTGCTGCGCGACCTGGGGCAGCTGCCCCTCCTGGAGGTCTCCCAGGCGGTGGTGGACGGCCACGTCCTGCTCAACGGTCAGCCCTACGCATGGGAGGCGAACGACATGGTGTCGCGCCTGGAGCCCGAGGCCGGAGACTTGGAGGCCATTGCCCGGGAGCGCGAGCGCTGCCGCTTCACCTGGGAACCCGCCCGGCTGGCCACCGGAGCATGA
- a CDS encoding phosphatase PAP2 family protein translates to MWRRLWQWMSGWDVAVTRPLGLLLLVLVCCLGFIALSDEVAEGETQQLDERMLLALRNPEDPAQPRGPWWLRRTAEDVTALGGIPVLTLATLAVCGFLLLVRRYRTLLLVLGATLGGAGLNVLLKQFFARPRPSVVPHLTEVVSQSFPSGHAMLSATVYLTLGALLAQLAERKRLKLYVLTVALLLSFLVGLTRVYLGVHYPTDVLGGWVAGLAWALLMAVCARTLRRRSPALRAEARRPVE, encoded by the coding sequence ATGTGGCGGAGGCTCTGGCAGTGGATGTCGGGATGGGACGTGGCGGTGACGCGGCCATTGGGGCTGCTGTTGCTGGTGCTGGTCTGCTGTCTGGGCTTCATCGCCCTGTCGGACGAGGTGGCCGAGGGCGAGACGCAGCAGCTCGATGAACGCATGCTGTTGGCGCTGCGCAACCCCGAGGACCCGGCGCAGCCTCGCGGACCCTGGTGGCTGCGGCGCACGGCGGAGGACGTGACGGCGCTGGGCGGCATTCCCGTGCTGACGCTCGCCACCCTGGCGGTGTGTGGCTTCCTCCTGCTGGTGAGGCGTTACCGGACGCTGCTGCTCGTGCTGGGCGCGACGCTGGGGGGCGCGGGCCTCAATGTCTTGCTGAAGCAGTTCTTCGCCCGGCCTCGGCCATCCGTGGTGCCGCACCTCACCGAGGTGGTCAGCCAGAGCTTCCCCAGTGGGCACGCCATGCTGTCGGCCACCGTGTACCTCACGCTGGGCGCACTGCTGGCGCAGCTCGCCGAGCGCAAGCGACTCAAGCTCTACGTCCTCACCGTGGCGCTGCTGCTGTCGTTCCTCGTGGGGCTGACGCGCGTCTACCTGGGCGTGCACTACCCCACGGACGTGTTGGGCGGCTGGGTGGCCGGACTGGCGTGGGCGCTGCTCATGGCGGTCTGTGCGCGGACGCTCCGCCGGCGGAGCCCTGCGCTGCGCGCGGAGGCCCGGCGCCCGGTGGAGTGA
- a CDS encoding NAD-dependent succinate-semialdehyde dehydrogenase — MAISTIDPATGKTLRTFTPLSAEELEAKLQTAADTFRTYRETTFADRVTWLRRAADLLEAEADRYGRIMTQEMGKPIDAAKAEAKKCATACRYYVDKGESLLRDRLVDMGTGRAFVRYQPLGPVLAIMPWNFPFWQVVRFAAPALMAGNVGLLKHAHNVPQCALALEELFLQAGFPRGAFQTLLIETADVHRVIEDRRVRAVTLTGSEGAGRAVGAAAGKAIKKVVLELGGSDPFIVMPSADMEKAVETAVSARLINNGQSCIAAKRFIVADAIYPEFERRFVERMKRVTVGDPMDAKTDLGPLATRGILDGLHAQVEASVKAGARLLLGGKPLEGPGNFYPATVLAEPPPQAPAFHDELFGPVATLLRARDVDHALELANATPFGLGASVWTQDEAEQRRFIDGIDAGMVFVNALVASDARLPFGGVKHSGHGRELADVGIHEFVNIKSVRIAAAEETKQQPPPRGTISE; from the coding sequence ATGGCCATTTCCACCATCGACCCGGCGACCGGCAAGACGCTGCGCACCTTCACGCCCCTCTCCGCCGAGGAACTGGAGGCGAAGCTCCAGACCGCCGCCGACACGTTCCGCACCTACCGCGAGACGACCTTCGCAGACCGCGTCACCTGGCTGCGGCGCGCGGCCGACCTGCTGGAGGCCGAGGCCGACCGCTACGGCCGCATCATGACGCAGGAGATGGGCAAGCCCATCGACGCCGCCAAGGCCGAGGCGAAGAAGTGCGCCACGGCCTGCCGCTACTACGTGGACAAGGGCGAGTCCCTCCTGCGCGACAGGCTCGTCGACATGGGCACCGGCCGCGCCTTCGTGCGCTACCAGCCCCTGGGGCCCGTGCTGGCCATCATGCCGTGGAACTTCCCCTTCTGGCAGGTGGTCCGCTTCGCCGCGCCCGCGCTGATGGCGGGGAACGTGGGCCTGCTCAAGCACGCCCACAACGTGCCCCAGTGCGCACTGGCCCTGGAGGAACTCTTCCTTCAGGCGGGCTTCCCACGCGGCGCCTTCCAGACGCTGCTCATCGAGACAGCCGACGTCCATCGCGTCATCGAGGACCGCCGCGTGCGCGCGGTGACGCTCACCGGCAGCGAGGGCGCGGGCCGAGCCGTGGGCGCCGCCGCGGGCAAGGCCATCAAGAAGGTGGTGCTGGAGCTGGGCGGCAGTGACCCGTTCATCGTCATGCCCAGCGCGGACATGGAGAAGGCGGTGGAGACGGCGGTGTCCGCGCGCCTCATCAACAACGGCCAGTCCTGCATCGCCGCCAAGCGCTTCATCGTCGCCGACGCCATCTACCCCGAGTTCGAGCGCCGCTTCGTGGAGCGGATGAAGCGCGTCACGGTGGGCGACCCCATGGATGCGAAGACGGACCTGGGTCCCCTGGCGACGCGCGGCATCCTCGACGGGCTCCATGCCCAGGTGGAGGCGAGCGTGAAGGCCGGCGCGAGGCTGCTCCTGGGCGGCAAGCCCCTGGAGGGTCCGGGGAACTTCTACCCGGCCACCGTCCTGGCCGAGCCCCCGCCCCAGGCCCCCGCCTTCCACGACGAGCTCTTCGGCCCCGTGGCCACGCTGCTGCGCGCGCGTGACGTGGACCACGCCCTGGAGCTGGCCAACGCGACGCCGTTCGGCCTGGGCGCCAGCGTGTGGACACAAGACGAAGCCGAGCAGCGGCGTTTCATCGACGGCATCGACGCGGGCATGGTGTTCGTCAACGCGCTTGTGGCATCGGACGCCAGGCTTCCGTTTGGCGGCGTGAAGCACTCCGGCCACGGGCGCGAGTTGGCGGACGTGGGCATCCACGAGTTCGTCAACATCAAGTCCGTCCGCATCGCCGCGGCGGAGGAGACGAAGCAGCAGCCTCCGCCCCGCGGCACCATCAGCGAGTAG
- a CDS encoding mechanosensitive ion channel family protein — protein MEIFRLADTVELNNAWLVGLSVTLMLLALWALLVASSALLYQGIRLVGLKVLEQAADALRKRARLSAALLSFVVVVAGIAVLGFSLWAKKDLAPHFNALLGGVTAEGLADVGRGAGLLVLLMAAFLALERAASQLLVRVERRLNEWQLPPEHRAHAQKAMEQGPGFIKLLLAYFAVGLALASLQLPAVLDWLIGTTLFVLLAISGGRLAVSLLHLASERLVGTWAAKSTATKYEEYFLALGRLLPVGQKSLEAIVYISVATLVIRRFQGLEFFAPYGPVLIRVIALFFAASVVVEFVRLLIARAFKVDGSNLDDAARRRNTFVSLIQSASKYLVYFLVGMMVLSDLGVDPTPILAGAGIVGLTVGLGSQAIVTDMVNGVFLLFEDQILNGDYIRINDTEGVVEEITPRITRIRDRFGRLHILRNGEVKNVINYSRGWTLAIVDMAVAYESDLKKVMDVIRQVCEQVPMLSQGKVSEIPKLLGIESMDESWMTMRIEAKVQPGTHFDVKRLLNRLLIEAFTANGLEFPYPKGVEYEGGPLLPATSEAPQEEPQALAASHR, from the coding sequence ATGGAGATCTTCCGTCTCGCGGATACTGTTGAGTTGAATAACGCATGGCTTGTCGGCCTGAGCGTGACACTGATGCTGCTCGCGCTCTGGGCCCTTCTGGTGGCCTCCAGTGCGCTGCTGTATCAGGGCATCCGGCTGGTGGGCCTGAAGGTGCTGGAGCAGGCGGCAGACGCCCTTCGCAAGCGCGCCCGGCTGAGCGCCGCCCTCCTGTCCTTCGTGGTGGTGGTCGCCGGCATCGCGGTGCTGGGCTTTTCCCTGTGGGCGAAGAAAGACCTGGCCCCCCACTTCAATGCCTTGCTTGGGGGGGTGACAGCGGAAGGGCTGGCGGATGTGGGGCGCGGAGCAGGGCTGCTGGTGCTGTTGATGGCGGCCTTCCTGGCGCTGGAACGCGCGGCGAGCCAGCTCCTGGTGCGGGTCGAACGCAGGTTGAACGAATGGCAGTTGCCCCCGGAGCACAGGGCACATGCCCAGAAGGCGATGGAGCAGGGGCCCGGCTTCATCAAGCTGCTGCTGGCCTACTTCGCGGTGGGCCTGGCGCTCGCCTCGCTGCAACTCCCGGCCGTGCTCGACTGGCTCATTGGCACCACCCTCTTCGTGCTGCTGGCCATCAGCGGCGGGCGGCTGGCGGTGTCCCTGCTGCACCTGGCGTCAGAGCGGCTGGTCGGGACCTGGGCGGCGAAGAGCACGGCCACGAAGTACGAGGAGTACTTCCTGGCCCTCGGCCGGCTGCTCCCGGTGGGGCAGAAGAGCCTGGAGGCCATCGTCTACATCTCGGTGGCGACGCTCGTCATCCGCCGGTTCCAGGGCCTGGAGTTCTTTGCGCCCTACGGGCCGGTGCTCATCCGCGTCATCGCCCTGTTCTTCGCCGCCAGCGTCGTCGTGGAGTTCGTCCGGCTGCTCATCGCGCGGGCATTCAAGGTGGACGGCTCCAACCTGGATGACGCGGCCCGGCGGCGCAACACCTTCGTCTCCCTCATCCAAAGCGCATCCAAGTACCTGGTCTACTTCCTGGTGGGGATGATGGTGCTCAGCGACCTTGGCGTGGACCCCACCCCCATCCTCGCTGGCGCCGGCATCGTCGGCCTCACCGTGGGTCTGGGCTCGCAGGCCATCGTCACGGACATGGTCAACGGCGTCTTCCTGCTCTTCGAGGACCAGATACTGAACGGTGACTACATCCGCATCAACGATACAGAGGGCGTGGTGGAGGAGATAACGCCTCGCATCACCCGCATTCGCGACCGCTTCGGGCGCCTTCACATCCTCCGCAATGGCGAGGTCAAGAATGTCATCAACTACAGCCGCGGCTGGACGCTGGCCATCGTGGACATGGCCGTGGCCTACGAAAGCGACCTGAAGAAGGTGATGGATGTGATTCGCCAGGTGTGCGAGCAGGTGCCCATGCTGTCGCAGGGGAAGGTGTCCGAAATCCCCAAGCTTCTGGGTATCGAGAGCATGGACGAGAGCTGGATGACCATGCGCATCGAAGCCAAGGTGCAGCCAGGGACACACTTCGACGTGAAGCGGCTTCTCAACCGGCTGCTGATCGAGGCCTTCACCGCCAATGGCCTGGAATTCCCCTACCCCAAGGGGGTGGAATACGAGGGGGGCCCGTTGCTTCCCGCCACCTCCGAGGCACCGCAGGAGGAGCCCCAGGCGCTCGCCGCCTCACACCGGTAA
- a CDS encoding sigma-54-dependent transcriptional regulator → MELPEAKGESAGWEPETIRALRGEQSRAAFARLLGVTPLTVYRWELPSEAPQARRPRGRVAVALRQLAARGGAPTPVVSAPRRQELHPEELARILPSVTHLTRAEWRAAEEELLSLLASGLLRTPGARAMAAVGLAYLQRWGREDSRGAFTTLLPHLAFADAGIFPEEVELRVLAMAANLYASPDGKLFDANKSAAYVARAEALLANHDDPEVRCQLRMAEVACGFYLGEAERITHGSGRLEDALVRVKDPALRLLAEDASAHEAALRGEATLATRRFREVAQGAARMGYAFLEARNLAFLAQRRLDEACEPSEALQMVRRAREAAYGGRMVRGFSFIFAARAEAEALLRLARFAEAEAVLDEADAVVEELRWTPLYLTVTRARLYLLSGRYPGLRKLARQLTAYDGTIQRALTGAYAQFAESLADLAEGNTHRAAEGFAAAGQRTMELGGWPYLRRECLLYETYARVYACQRDEGLVLLRRARAFLERMPSAWHSALLHRFEALLHVLDGRTAEARSLLEAALGTFSLTGDLCMAVYTRHLLALLARMEGDPAAGELLAASEAELHRVGMVVHPQHFVHYVAREPHATAREAEGAPRLGAEALVVPFERLSVRGMGAPLIQRELLAVVEGLFPHCAPRLEELDSQGRATPLGGDTTVPATEAVEFGDGCGRRLRLGVAGHLPPDGRALLTALSRLGGFALEVATLRGFAQVDVSALASDDTDVRDADVPGFIAASSAMRRLRSELASLSSSRATVIVTGESGSGKEVVARALHALSARSQRPYVAFNCAAVPRDLFEGQLFGYRRGAYTGAATDHPGVIRAAHGGTLFLDEIGELPLEVQPKLLRFLENGEVFPLGEMRPVEVDVRVVAATHRDLGQLVREGRFREDLYYRLQVVPVRVPPLRERREDVVALARHFVRQLTPEGMEPPQLGPDAIAALMSHPWPGNVRELRNVIERSMAYGPFPAVLGAEQMRIAG, encoded by the coding sequence GTGGAGTTACCGGAGGCGAAGGGGGAGAGCGCCGGGTGGGAACCCGAGACCATCCGCGCCCTGCGAGGTGAGCAGAGCCGCGCGGCGTTTGCTCGCCTGCTGGGCGTCACCCCTCTCACCGTCTACCGCTGGGAGCTGCCGAGCGAAGCCCCCCAGGCCCGCCGTCCACGAGGCCGCGTGGCCGTGGCGCTCCGCCAGCTCGCCGCGCGAGGCGGGGCCCCCACGCCCGTCGTCTCCGCGCCCCGGCGGCAGGAGCTGCATCCCGAGGAGCTGGCCCGCATCCTCCCCAGCGTCACCCACCTGACGCGGGCCGAGTGGCGAGCCGCCGAAGAGGAGCTGCTGTCACTGCTGGCGTCGGGCCTGCTGCGCACCCCGGGCGCGCGGGCCATGGCCGCGGTGGGACTTGCCTATCTCCAGCGCTGGGGCCGCGAGGACAGCCGGGGCGCCTTCACCACGCTGCTGCCCCACCTGGCGTTCGCGGACGCCGGCATCTTTCCCGAAGAGGTGGAGCTGCGCGTGCTCGCCATGGCGGCCAACCTCTACGCGTCACCGGACGGGAAGCTGTTCGACGCGAACAAGTCCGCCGCGTACGTGGCGCGCGCGGAAGCGCTGCTGGCCAACCACGACGACCCGGAGGTGCGCTGCCAACTGCGCATGGCCGAGGTCGCCTGCGGCTTCTACCTGGGCGAGGCGGAGCGCATCACCCACGGGTCCGGACGGCTGGAGGATGCGCTCGTGAGGGTGAAGGACCCGGCCCTGCGACTGCTCGCCGAGGACGCCAGCGCCCACGAGGCGGCCCTGCGCGGCGAGGCCACCCTGGCCACGCGCCGCTTCCGCGAGGTGGCGCAGGGCGCGGCGCGGATGGGCTACGCCTTCCTGGAGGCGCGCAACCTGGCCTTCCTGGCTCAACGCCGGTTGGACGAGGCCTGCGAGCCGTCCGAGGCGCTGCAGATGGTGCGCCGCGCGCGGGAGGCCGCGTATGGCGGGCGAATGGTGCGCGGCTTCTCCTTCATCTTCGCCGCGCGCGCGGAGGCCGAGGCCCTGCTGCGGCTGGCGCGCTTCGCGGAAGCCGAGGCCGTGCTGGATGAAGCGGACGCGGTGGTGGAGGAGCTGCGCTGGACGCCGCTGTACCTGACGGTGACGCGCGCGCGGCTGTACCTGCTCAGCGGGCGCTACCCGGGACTGCGCAAGCTGGCGCGGCAGCTGACGGCCTACGACGGCACCATCCAGCGGGCCCTCACCGGGGCCTATGCCCAGTTCGCGGAGTCGCTGGCCGACCTCGCCGAGGGCAACACGCATCGCGCGGCGGAGGGCTTCGCCGCGGCCGGGCAGCGCACCATGGAGCTGGGCGGCTGGCCCTACCTGCGCCGCGAATGCCTGCTGTACGAGACGTATGCGCGCGTCTACGCCTGCCAGCGCGACGAGGGCCTGGTGCTGCTGCGGCGGGCGCGCGCCTTCCTGGAGCGCATGCCATCCGCGTGGCACTCCGCCCTGCTCCACCGCTTCGAGGCCCTGCTGCACGTCCTGGACGGGCGCACCGCCGAGGCCCGGTCGCTGCTGGAGGCCGCGCTGGGCACCTTCAGCCTCACCGGCGACCTGTGCATGGCCGTCTACACGCGCCACCTGCTCGCGTTGCTGGCGCGGATGGAGGGCGACCCCGCCGCCGGTGAGCTGCTGGCCGCCAGCGAGGCGGAGCTGCACCGCGTGGGCATGGTGGTGCACCCGCAGCACTTCGTGCACTACGTCGCCCGCGAGCCCCACGCCACCGCCCGCGAAGCCGAGGGCGCCCCCCGCCTGGGCGCGGAGGCCCTGGTGGTGCCCTTCGAGCGGCTGTCGGTGCGCGGTATGGGCGCGCCCCTCATCCAGCGCGAGCTGCTGGCCGTGGTGGAGGGGCTCTTCCCCCACTGCGCGCCCCGGCTGGAGGAGCTGGACTCGCAGGGCCGCGCCACGCCGCTGGGCGGCGACACCACCGTGCCCGCCACCGAGGCCGTGGAGTTCGGGGATGGCTGTGGCCGGCGGCTCCGCCTGGGTGTCGCGGGCCACCTGCCTCCGGACGGCCGCGCGCTGCTGACGGCGCTGTCCCGGCTGGGCGGCTTCGCGCTGGAGGTCGCCACCCTGCGCGGCTTCGCCCAGGTGGACGTGTCCGCGCTCGCCAGTGATGACACGGACGTGCGGGACGCGGACGTGCCGGGCTTCATCGCCGCCTCGTCCGCCATGCGGCGGCTTCGCTCGGAGCTGGCGAGCCTGTCCTCCAGCCGCGCCACCGTCATCGTCACCGGCGAGTCCGGCTCCGGCAAGGAGGTGGTGGCGCGGGCGCTGCACGCCTTGTCCGCGCGCTCGCAGCGGCCTTACGTGGCCTTCAACTGCGCCGCGGTGCCCCGGGACCTCTTCGAAGGGCAGCTCTTCGGCTACCGGCGCGGCGCATACACCGGCGCGGCCACGGACCACCCCGGCGTCATCCGCGCCGCGCACGGCGGCACGCTCTTCCTGGACGAGATTGGCGAGCTCCCCCTGGAGGTGCAGCCCAAGCTGCTGCGCTTCCTGGAGAACGGCGAAGTCTTCCCGCTGGGAGAGATGCGGCCAGTGGAGGTGGACGTCCGGGTGGTGGCGGCCACGCACCGGGATTTGGGCCAGCTCGTGCGGGAGGGCCGCTTCCGCGAGGACCTCTATTACCGCCTCCAGGTGGTGCCGGTGCGCGTGCCCCCGCTGCGCGAGCGGCGCGAGGACGTGGTGGCGCTGGCCCGGCACTTCGTCCGGCAGCTCACGCCCGAGGGCATGGAGCCGCCGCAACTGGGGCCGGATGCCATCGCCGCGCTGATGTCACACCCGTGGCCCGGCAACGTGCGCGAGCTGCGCAACGTGATTGAGCGGTCCATGGCCTACGGGCCGTTCCCCGCGGTGCTGGGCGCGGAGCAGATGCGCATCGCGGGCTGA
- a CDS encoding COX15/CtaA family protein, with product MTHAASSRRFQAFSLGVLAFTLVVILWGAFVRATGSGAGCGDHWPVCNGEVIPRAPSVQTLIEYTHRLTSGLAMILAVALYVWARKGHAKGHPVRSAAAWALFFMMTEALVGAGIVLLKYVADNASVGRALWMGVHLVNTFLLVGAQTLVIWFSRGRAPLSLRGQGLPGALMGLSILGLLVLGVSGAIAALGDTLFPSTTLAEGLRQDISETAHILIKLRVLHPLLAVSVGAFLVLASRWVARVRPSEDVRRAASAITVLYAVQLGAGVTNLLLLAPVWMQLVHLLLADFVWMAVVVLCAAGLAADAPRVVAEASPASSAEPV from the coding sequence ATGACCCACGCTGCCTCGTCCCGCCGGTTCCAGGCCTTCAGCCTGGGGGTGCTTGCCTTCACGCTGGTCGTGATTCTGTGGGGCGCCTTCGTGCGCGCCACGGGCTCGGGTGCCGGCTGTGGAGACCACTGGCCGGTGTGCAACGGCGAGGTCATCCCCCGGGCCCCCAGCGTCCAGACGCTCATCGAATACACGCACCGGCTGACGAGCGGCCTGGCGATGATTCTGGCGGTGGCGCTCTACGTCTGGGCCCGGAAGGGGCACGCCAAGGGCCACCCGGTGCGGAGCGCGGCGGCCTGGGCCCTGTTCTTCATGATGACGGAGGCGCTCGTCGGCGCGGGCATCGTGCTGCTGAAGTACGTGGCGGACAACGCCTCCGTGGGCCGGGCCCTGTGGATGGGCGTGCACCTGGTGAACACCTTCCTGCTGGTGGGTGCGCAGACGCTGGTCATCTGGTTCTCCCGGGGACGCGCCCCCCTGAGCCTGCGGGGACAGGGGCTGCCGGGCGCGCTGATGGGCCTGAGCATCCTGGGGCTGTTGGTGCTGGGCGTGAGTGGCGCCATCGCGGCGCTGGGGGACACCCTGTTCCCGTCCACCACGCTGGCGGAGGGCTTGCGCCAGGATATTTCGGAGACGGCACACATCCTCATCAAGCTGCGGGTGCTGCACCCGCTGCTGGCGGTGAGCGTGGGCGCGTTCCTGGTGCTGGCGTCGCGGTGGGTGGCGCGGGTGCGGCCATCGGAGGACGTGCGACGCGCGGCGTCCGCCATCACCGTGCTCTACGCGGTGCAGTTGGGCGCGGGCGTCACCAACCTGCTGCTGCTGGCGCCGGTGTGGATGCAGTTGGTGCACCTGCTGCTGGCGGACTTCGTGTGGATGGCGGTCGTGGTGCTGTGCGCGGCGGGCCTGGCGGCGGATGCGCCCAGGGTGGTGGCTGAAGCCTCGCCCGCTTCGAGCGCCGAGCCCGTCTGA
- a CDS encoding DUSAM domain-containing protein → MADELEWEPVRALARRVREGERLTLTAEVREMLERTAPEVGIGKADAAAALATAEKAEALLLECARRIKEGSDRIVDALYRAKRHRKAGDFDSARQEMREVLAIEVVPLYREIAEGQLEDMAEEP, encoded by the coding sequence ATGGCGGATGAACTTGAGTGGGAGCCCGTACGAGCCCTCGCGCGGCGCGTGCGGGAGGGTGAACGCCTGACGCTCACGGCGGAGGTGAGGGAAATGCTGGAACGCACCGCGCCGGAGGTAGGCATCGGCAAAGCCGACGCGGCAGCAGCCCTTGCCACGGCTGAAAAGGCCGAGGCCCTTCTGCTGGAATGCGCGCGCCGCATCAAGGAAGGCTCCGACCGCATTGTCGACGCGCTTTACCGCGCCAAGCGCCACCGAAAGGCCGGGGACTTCGACAGCGCCCGCCAGGAAATGCGGGAGGTGCTCGCCATTGAAGTGGTGCCGCTCTATCGCGAAATCGCAGAGGGTCAGCTCGAAGACATGGCAGAGGAGCCGTAA